The DNA region TGCATATGATAGGAATTAGTGCTTTGACTTTTTTTGTTTTTGGATTGAGTATGCATTACCAAACGACTAGCACGCTAACCACTATTTTTTTAGTAATTACGAATGGTTTAGTTGCTTCTTCGCGATTAATTATGAATGCACATACTCCAAAAGAATTGACGATGGGTGTACTAGCAGGAAGTATACCTCAGATACTTTTGATGTACTTATGGTTATAAAATGTAAAAAATAACCCCAACATTCATCGTGTTCATCTTCGCTTTTTCGCCTTCGATACTTAGGTTTTTTAAAATAGGATTTAAACCGTAATAAGCATATACATTAAAGGTATTGTAACCCGCCGAAAGGTATAAACCGTACAAGAATTTATTAAAATCATTATTATTAGCAATGAGCGTTTTACCTTGACTATCATTCAAAACCGACTTACTATAGGCAAGGTAGCTTAATTTGACACCTCCATAAATTCGCCAAAATTTATAACTTTCATACGTGGATGTTCGCCACCTGAACTCCAATGGAACATCAATTAATAATTGGGTAAATTTATTTTTATCAAAACTCGTTTGAGAGTCCATAATGGCATAATTTGCCTCCTGAGCAGTTCCAGTAATTGCTAAATTTTGATTGTAGTTATTTAAACTCAAACCGACTCCCGTTGCAAAAGCTTTGGTTCTGTTTTTATTGATGGGCATATCTCTCAAAAAACCACCCGACAATCCTATGGAGAACTTTTGCTGTTTTAGTCCTACCGGTTTTTGCTGCAAAGTATTATAAGTAAAAGCAAAGTAGAACTGGTCTTCTCTATATAAAGAATCTACTTTTATTTCTTGTAATTCCGGCTTAGTTATTTCTTCCTGTGCAAAAGCACTGAGAAAAGGTAATACCAACAAAATACTAAAAAATAATTTTTCTTTAAATGGGCTGAGAAATAGATTCATTGAGTCTAAATTTAGTAATGTAAAATTAACTGTTTTAGAATAGAACAGTAACACTATTTAAACAAAAAAGGAGCAAAAAAATTGCTCCTTTTTATGATATTAATTTTGATTTCCTCTGATTCCTCTTTCAAGACCTCTTAATTCGGCTAAACCTCTTCTCTAGTTCGTGAATTTTTTCTTGCTCGGGAGTGAGTTTTAAATTTCCTTTCCCAGGAAAACTTCCTTCTCCAAATTCCTCGAACTCTTTACGCCATTTATACAACTGTGGTGCTGTGATTCCCAACTCTCTGGAGAGTTCTGATACATTTGTTCTCTCATAACTCAATTGAACGGCTTTTTCTTTAAAAGCTTTGTCATAAATTTTGCGGACTTGTTTCATAGGTTAAAATTAAGATTATTTCTTAACTTTATGTGATGGCTAAGTTAGCACGTCCACAATTCTACTTAGCAAGTAAATCCAACTTTCAGTTAAAGGGAAACTCAAAAAAATACTTTCAGAAACCATACCACTATATACCGGTTATTTTTAATATATTTATTGCCTTAAAATTTTCTCATGAAAATAATCGCCATCAACAAAAGACAAAATCTCCCTAAATACAAACAGATTATTGTATCTGTCGAAATTTCAATTGCAGAAAAACGATTAAAAAGAGGTGATAAACTTCCCTCTGTAAACAAAGTATCGCTTGAATTCGGAATTTCGAGAGATACTGTTTTATTAGCTTATGACGAACTTAAAAAAAGAGGAATTATTTATGCTATATTAGGCAAAGGCTATTATGTAAAAAGTGAAGATTTTAGTTTTGAACAACGCATTTTCTTATTATTCGACGAATTAAACGCCTTTAAGGAAGATCTTTACAATTCCTTTATGGAAACGATGAATCGCAATGCCGAAATCGATATTTTTTTCCATTATTTTAACCCTGAAGTCTTTAAGAAACTCATTCAAGATAATAATGGAAATTACTCTAAATACATTATTATGCCCACCAATTTGGTCAATGCCGCATCGGTAATCAAAACATTACCCGAAGAAGATGTATTTATTCTGGACCAAACTAATTTGGAACTAAAAGATTATCCTTCGGTACATCAAAACCACTTTAAAGACACCTATAACGCCTTAGAATCGGGCAAAAACAAAATTGAGAAATACAAAAAACTAATCTTGATTTTCTCCAGTTACAAACAACCTATCGGGATGAGGGATGGCTTTATCGAGTTTTGCAAAAAGCATCAATTGCATTACGACATCATCTCTAATTTTGAAAATAACGAAATCCAAAAAGGAGATCTTTACATCATCCCCGATGATCGCCATCTGGTAAATGTGATTGAGCAGTCTAAAAAACAAAAATTACTCATCGGTCAGGACGTAGGCATCATCTCTTACAATGATACCCCGCTAAAAAAAGTGGTTGCCGAAGGAATCACAACCATATCTACCGATTTTAACGAAATGGGACGCATCCTGGCCGAATTAATCCTCAATCACAAAAAGGAACAAATAGAAAATAAAAGCAGTCTTATAGTGAGGGGGTCTTTGTAATTCTCTAAAGAATTGTACCCCGAGCATACAGGTCATTACAGGATAGACAGAAAATCAAAACCACTTAAATTTGTTGCAATACACATTTTACTGTTTTTTTTGGTAAAATGCAAAACCCGCATATTTATACCTTTAAACAAATATTACAAGAAACAAGTTACAGGATTATTTTATTAAAAAAGTTTTTACTTTTAATGCAAAAACGAATTCAAAAAAATATAAAATGAGAATACAAAACATGAATGTAAAAATTGCAACAATACTTTTTTTTACAGGATTTTTATCATTAAGCGCTTTAGCGCAAAAAACATTCAAAAATAGCCGTAATACAATACTACTTACTGAGAATTGGAAATTTACTAAGGATATACAAGAAGATGCCTCCTCAATTAACTTCAATGACTCTCAATGGGAAACCGTTAGCGTACCCCACGATTGGGCTATTTACGGTCCCTTTGACAAAAAATGGGACATACAAGTTACAGCCATAGAACAAAATGGTGAAAAAGTCGCCACTGAAAAAACGGGTCGAACAGGTGCATTACCGCATATAGGTTCGGGCTGGTATCGTAAAACATTTACACTCCCTCAATTCCAACAAGGAAAAAAAGCACTTCTTGTTTTCGATGGTGCCATGAGTGAACCTGAAATTTATTTAAACGGAAAAAAAATAGGCCAATGAGGCTATGGCTACAGCTATTTTTATATAGATATCACAAATGAAATCAAAATTGGGTCAGAAAATGTTTTAGCCGTAAAACTGACTAACCAGCCTTATTCTTCAAGATGGTATCCGGGCGCCGGACTTTACAGAAAAGTAAGCATCATTGTAAAAGATACTGAAAGTTTTGACCAATGGAGCACTTTTATCACTACACCTTTAGTAAATAACAACTTAGCAACTGTAAATATTAAAACCAATGCGAATGGAACAAATTGTTCTATGGTAACAATTATAAAAGACGCTAAAAAAAATATAGTAGCAACAGCTAAAAGTCCACAATCTATCGATGGAAAATTTGAGCAAACGATTAATGTCAATAATCCACATTTATGGAGTCCTGAAACCCCTTATATTTACACCGCCGTTACCCAATTAATTTCTAGTGATGGAAAGCTAAAAGACGAAGAAATTACAAAATTAGGAATACGTTCTATCAAATACGAACCTCAAACCGGATTCAGTTTAAATGGAAAGACTATTAAATTCAAAGGTGTTTGTCTTCATCATGACTTAGGACCACTTGGTGCAGCAGTTAATAAAGCAGCCTTAAAAAGACAGCTAACCATCTTAAAAGATATGGGCTGTAATGCGATTCGCAGTTCGCACAATATGCCTTCTTTTGAACAATTAGAACTAGCCGATGAAATGGGATTTCTATTCTTGGCTGAAAGTTTTGACGAATGGGCAAAGCCAAAAGTAAAAAATGGATACCACCGTTTCTTTGAAGAATATGCAGAAAAGGACATTGTTAATTTAGTACGAGCTACCCGAAATCATCCATGTATTGTCATGTGGAGTTCTGGAAATGAAGTCCCAGATCAATATGGTGCCGAAGGACTAAAAAGAGTAAAATTTTTACAAGATATTTTTCATAGAGAAGACCCAACACGTCCTGTAACAGTAGGAATGGATCAAGTTAAGCAAACTATGGCCTCAGGATTTGGCTCTTTACTTGATATACCTGGGCTAAATTATAGAGTTTATCTATACGAGGACGCTCATAAGGCTTTCCCACAAGGTTTCATTTTAGGATCAGAAACCGCTTCTACAGTTAGTTCAAGAGGTGTTTACAAATTCCCTGTACAACAATTAAAAACAAACAATACGATGATTTACAATGTTCCTCTTACGATTTAGAAGCCTGTAGCTGGTCTAATGTACCCGATGAGGATTTTGTATTACAGGATGACAAACCTTGGGTTATTGGTGAATTTGTATGGACTGGGTTTGATTACTTAGGAGAACCTACTCCTTATGATGAAAAATGGCCCTCCAGAAGTTCTTATTTTGGAATTTCGGACTTAGCTGGTCTTCCAAAAGATCGCTTTTACCTGTACAGAAGCAGATGGAAAACTACCGATAAAACAGTACATATTTTACCCCATTGGAACTGGAAAGGAAGAGAAGGCGAAATTACTCCTGTTTTTGTCTATACCAGCTATGATAGCGCCGAATTTTTGTGAATGGTAAAAGTATGGGCATCCAAAAAAAGAACAATGCAACTCCACAAAACAGATATCGTTTGATGTGGAATGATGTAAAATACGAACCAGGAACCCTAAAAGTTGTTGCTTTTGATTCGAATGGCAAATCGGCTGCTGAAAGCGAAATCCGTACAGCCGGTACGCCATACAAAATTGTTCTTACTCCAGACCGTAAAACCATAAAAGCAGATGGAGAAGATATTTCATTTGTTACTGTTTCTGTTGTGGATAAAAATGGTATTCCTTGTCCTCTTGCGGATAACCAATTGAAGTTTGAAGTAAATGGCGCAGGAACCTATAGAGCTGCTTGTAATGGTGATGCTACCTCAACTGAAATGTTTCACAAAAACACTATGAAACTTTTCAGTGGAAAACTGATAGTCTTAGTGAAAGCTACTAAAAAAGTAGGCACTATAACATTAAAAGTTTCCGGAAATGGACTTCAACCAGGCATTATTAACATAAAATCTACAAATTAGAAATCGATATCCTTTAATCTATTCAAAATTATATCCTTCAATAATTTAAATTTCAAAACCATAAAACTCTTTACGTGAGTTTTATGGTTTTTTATATAGACCAACTTTTATAACACTAATTTGCATATCCATTTTTTGTGTATCGTTATTTCAGGACGGGACACGGTGAAAACAAAAAACCTCGAAAACACTATGATTTTCGAGGTTTTGATGCCTTTTAGAATTTAAATCAGCAGAGAGAAAGGGATTCGAACCCTCGATACAGTTACCCATATACAAACTTTCCAGGCTTGCTCCTTCAACCACTCGGACACCTCTCTATTTCGGTTTGCAAATAACAAGAAAAAAAATGAGTCAGAAAAGTAAATTCAAATAATAATTACTGCTAAATTTCATCTCAAACTACCAACCTTCATTTAGTCCTTTTTTTAGTGCTAATTGATATTTGTTCACATCAAAACGGTATAAGTCTGGAGCTTTATGAGCTCCACCTTTCCTAATTTCATCTAATTTTTCAAGTATATCATATCGAAGTATTTTTCTATAAAAATTACCACGATTCAGTTTTTTATCTAAAATAATTTCATAAAGCTTTTGAAGTTCAGGCATTGTAAATTTTTCAGGCAATAAATTATATCCAATAGGCTTATAATTTAACTGTCTACGAAGTGTGATTAATGCTGTATCGAGAATCTCACGATGATCCATCATTAAGACCGGTAATTCATCCAAGGATTTCCATTCACAAACTTCTGAAAATTCATCCTCAACCAAATTCACTTGAGTATAATCAACTAAAGCATAAAAACCTATCGTTATAAAACGTTGTTTATTCCATATGTCATCTGACAATTCATCAAAGAAACCCTGGTTACGATTTAAATCACCAAATACCCTAAATTGTTGCAAATAAATATCCGAGGCACCTGTACGCTCAAACAATATCCGAATAGCTGCTTCATTTAGATTTTCTTTCTTCAATACATAACTTCCCGGAAGTTGCCAAACATCTTTATCTTTTACTTTTATAACTAAAACTTTTAACTGGGCATCATGAAACCCAAAAACAACACAATCAACAGACAAATTTGGAATATACTTCTCCCATGCCTCATTTGATCTTTCTTCTAACCTTCTTTTAAAATCCATATAAATTATTTCCCTACAAAAATAGAAATTGCTTTACATTAAACCATAACTATCTGAAAATATTAAAATTGCTGCATGTTTTTTTTGTAAATATAAAATAAAAGATTAATATTGCTTCATAATGAAGCAATAAACTAAATCAACTAAAAAAATGAAAAAAACTATTATTACCAAAATAGCAAAAGTGACAGTATTGTCTGCAGTAGCTTTCTCAGGTATTTCATGGACAAATCCTTATCCAGAAACTAATCATTACCCTACATTAACTATAGATGGTCATAATTTTGCAGATTTAAACAAAAATGGAAAATTAGATCCCTATGAAGATTACCGTCTACCTATACAGGATAGGATTAAAGATATAATCAAACAGATGACAGCTGAAGAAAAAGCAAATATGCTGATTGGAATTGGAATGCCAGGTTTTGATGTAGAAACTTTAAAATTTGTCTCTGGAGGTTTTCAAGGAAAAGTTCCCGGAGCAGCTGGAGGAACTTATGATTTAAAACGTTTGGGAATCCCTACAGTTGTTGTCTCTGATGGACCTGCTGGTTTGAGAATAAATCCGAAAAGAGATAATGATTCTAATAGCTACTACGCTACTGCATTTCCTGTTGGTACTTCATTGGCCTCTACTTGGAATACAGAATTAATCAACAGTGTAGGACAAGCAATCGGAAACGAGGTGAAAGAATATGGTGTGGATGTTTTACTTGGCCCAGGCATGAATATTCATAGAAATCCATTATGTGGCAGAAATTTTGAGTACTATTCTGAAGACCCAATCCTAACTGGAAAAATAGCAGCAGCAATTGTAAACGGAATTCAATCTAATGGTGTAGGGACTTCTGTTAAACATTTTGTTGCCAATAACCAAGAACGCAACCGTATGGGCATCAATGCACATATAAGCGAAAGAGCCCTACGTGAAATATACCTCAGGGGGTTTGAAATTGCTGTCAAAGAAGCTCAACCATGGACAATTATGTCTTCCTACAATTTAGTAAATGGAAATTATACTTCTCAAAGACAAGATTTATTAACCACTATTTTAAGAAATGAATGGGGTTTCAAAGGTTTGGTAATGACAGATTGGTTTGGAGGGTTTAACAGTTTATCATCTCCATTTACAAAAGGAAATGTGAGTGATGTTACGGCACAATTATCAGCAGGCAATGATTTATTAATGCCTGGAACAAATAACCAGAAAGAGGCTATTTTGGAAAACATGAGAAATGGCAAATTATCTGCAAAAGTGATTGAAACCAATTTAACACGAATATTAGAATTGGCATTAAAATCACCCTCTATGAATAATTATAAATATTCCGAAAAACCTAATTTAAAAGCCAATGCAGAAGTAACAAGACAAGCTGCAGCAGAGGGAACAATTTTATTAAAAAATGAAGGTAACACATTACCATTTACTTCAAAAGCAACACCAATTGCTGTATTTGGAATAACTTCTTATGATTTTATTTCAGGAGGTACCGGAAGTGGAGATGTTAACGAAGCATATACTGTTACACTTATAGATGGATTAAACAATGCCGGTTTATCAATTGACAAAGAATTAGAAGATTTGTACAAACCATACACATCCGTTCAAAAAGCAAAAGAAATGGAACGACGTGAAAAGGAAGGTGGTCTATTGGCAACCCCTAAGCGTATTTTAGAATTAGACCTAAACAAAGAAATCATCCAAAAGAAAGCACAATCTTCCGAAATTGCATTAATAACAATTGGTAGAAATGCTGGTGAAGGTGCTGACCGTATAATTGATGGAGATTTTAATTTGGCTGATGATGAAATTAAATTAATTGACAATGTTTCTGAAGCTTTTCATTCTCAAGGCAAAAAAGTTATAGTTGTTCTTAATATAGGAGGTGTTATTGAAACCGCAAGTTGGAAAAATAAAGCAGATGCAATTCTTTTACCTTGGCAACCAGGACAAGAGGGCGGAAATTCAGTAGCTGATGTTATCACAGGAAAAACAAATCCTTCTGGAAAATTAACCATGACATTTCCTGTAAAATATGAAGATACTCCTTCTGCTAAAAACTGGATTGGAACTCCGGCTGAAAACCCAACAAGTGTAAACTACGAGGAAGGTATATACGTAGGTTATCGTTATTTTACAACATTTAAATTAAAACCATCCTATGAATTTGGATTTGGATTGTCGTACACTTCATTTGACGTTTCGGATATTAAATTAAGTTCAAACACATTTGAAAATAAAATGAATATTACGGTTACAGTAAAAAATAATGGTAAAATAGCTGGTAAAGAAGTGGTTCAATTATATCTTAGCGCTCCTTCAAAAACAATTGACAAACCAACATCAGAATTAAAAGCATTTGCTAAAACAAAGGTATTACAACCTGGAGAAAGTCAAACATTAACTTTAACATTGAATCCTAAAGAATTAGCATCATTTATTACTAAAAAAAATGCTTGGATAGCTGAAGCGGGAAATTACAATGTAACTATAGGCACCTCATCATTAGACATCAAACAATCAGCAAATTTTTCTTTAGCTAAAGAATTAATAGTAGAAAAAACACATTCTGCATTTGCTGCTGATAGTCAATTTTCAGATTTGAGAAATTAACACCAACTACAACAGCAGTCAAATATATTGATTGACTTAAGAATAAATTAAAAACAAAAACGCTTTAAATCATTGGTTTAAAGCGTTTTTGTTTTCTATTATCTGGTCCTAAAAAAAAATGAGTTAGAAAAACCAAATTGCATTTTTTATGACATTTCTCCTCTTAGTGAAGTTTCAAACACAGTCTGAAAGTCGCCAAAAGGAATATTTTGACTCAACAGATACATCAATTTGGTAATCGCAGCCTCGGTAGTAATATCTTTTCCTGAAATCACTCCTATTTGCTTCAAGGCAGAACTCACCTCATATTGCCCCATATTGACACTTCCGCTGGTACATTGGCTTACATTCACAATATGCAAACCCTTAGCAATGGCTTTTTCGATTAAATTCAAAAACCAGTCTTCAGTAGTTGCATTTCCGGAACCGTAGGTCTCTAATACAATTCCTCTCAGGTTTGGAATTCCAATAATAGCAGAGAGGACATTTTTATTTATCCCGGGAAACAATTTTAAGATCACTACATTAGTATCTAAATCCTTATGTACAATTAAATCCATAGCCGGATTATGGGCTAAAAATAATTCGGACTTCAAATTTAAATAAACTCCCGACTCTATCAAGGCCGGATAATTGGGTGAAGCAAAAGCATTAAAATGCTCAGCATTTATCTTTGTAGTTCGATTACCGCGATACAATTTATATTCGAAATAAAGACAGACTTCGGTAATTACAGATTTATTATTTTGCTGTAAAGAAGCAATTTGGATTGCTGTTATGAGATTTTCTTTAGCATCGGTGCGTAAATCACCAATAGGTAGTTGCGAACCCGTTAAAACAACTGGTTTTGACAAATTTTCGAGCATAAAGCTCAAAGCTGAAGCTGTATACGACATGGTATCCGAACCGTGAAGCACCACAAATCCATCAAATTCGGAATAATTAGAAGCAATGATTGAAGCAATTTCAGTCCATTTCTCGGGTTTCATATTTGAAGAATCAATTGGATTATGAAACGAAATGGTTTCTATCTCACAATCCAATTGTTTCAACTCAGGAATTCTTTGTAATAATTTACTAAAGTTGAAAACCTTTAGCGCTCCGGTTTTTAAATCCTTGCGCATTCCAATGGTTCCCCCAGTGTAAATTAAAAGAATTTTAGTCCTTGAGTTCATGGGTATATTTCAATTTATTGACCACCGGATTAGCGTACATAGCCAATATTCCCTGAAAGGCAATAGGATTTGAAGCGTCAATTCGTTTTTCTAATCTACGAACAAAAACAGCCTTTTCATCCTCAGTATATTGATTCGAATACTTATCAGTATTATTCAAGATATCGTAAGCTATATAATTAGTTGGCCACAATTTATAGCTGGTCAAAATCGAATCGTCAATGACTTGTGCCAAAGCCTGAATCTGTTTATTCACATTGTCGTTTTCGGCAACAATAGCATCAATTTCAGTATCTAAAACTTTTCCAATGTGAATATAAATGCGTTTCTTTTGCCCAAGAGCACCACTCAATATGGTCATAAAATCCTCATTTTCCTGCTTTACATACACTTCATTATTCGCTTCGGCTAATAATTGTGGCATTTTTAAAGCGTCAGTAGGATCGTATTCATAGGAAATAGAAACGGGAACAATCTTTACTT from Flavobacterium nitratireducens includes:
- a CDS encoding DUF4982 domain-containing protein, with amino-acid sequence MGIQKKNNATPQNRYRLMWNDVKYEPGTLKVVAFDSNGKSAAESEIRTAGTPYKIVLTPDRKTIKADGEDISFVTVSVVDKNGIPCPLADNQLKFEVNGAGTYRAACNGDATSTEMFHKNTMKLFSGKLIVLVKATKKVGTITLKVSGNGLQPGIINIKSTN
- a CDS encoding glycoside hydrolase family 2 TIM barrel-domain containing protein; the encoded protein is MKTNANGTNCSMVTIIKDAKKNIVATAKSPQSIDGKFEQTINVNNPHLWSPETPYIYTAVTQLISSDGKLKDEEITKLGIRSIKYEPQTGFSLNGKTIKFKGVCLHHDLGPLGAAVNKAALKRQLTILKDMGCNAIRSSHNMPSFEQLELADEMGFLFLAESFDEWAKPKVKNGYHRFFEEYAEKDIVNLVRATRNHPCIVMWSSGNEVPDQYGAEGLKRVKFLQDIFHREDPTRPVTVGMDQVKQTMASGFGSLLDIPGLNYRVYLYEDAHKAFPQGFILGSETASTVSSRGVYKFPVQQLKTNNTMIYNVPLTI
- a CDS encoding asparaginase, which translates into the protein MNSRTKILLIYTGGTIGMRKDLKTGALKVFNFSKLLQRIPELKQLDCEIETISFHNPIDSSNMKPEKWTEIASIIASNYSEFDGFVVLHGSDTMSYTASALSFMLENLSKPVVLTGSQLPIGDLRTDAKENLITAIQIASLQQNNKSVITEVCLYFEYKLYRGNRTTKINAEHFNAFASPNYPALIESGVYLNLKSELFLAHNPAMDLIVHKDLDTNVVILKLFPGINKNVLSAIIGIPNLRGIVLETYGSGNATTEDWFLNLIEKAIAKGLHIVNVSQCTSGSVNMGQYEVSSALKQIGVISGKDITTEAAITKLMYLLSQNIPFGDFQTVFETSLRGEMS
- a CDS encoding glycoside hydrolase family 3 C-terminal domain-containing protein — its product is MKKTIITKIAKVTVLSAVAFSGISWTNPYPETNHYPTLTIDGHNFADLNKNGKLDPYEDYRLPIQDRIKDIIKQMTAEEKANMLIGIGMPGFDVETLKFVSGGFQGKVPGAAGGTYDLKRLGIPTVVVSDGPAGLRINPKRDNDSNSYYATAFPVGTSLASTWNTELINSVGQAIGNEVKEYGVDVLLGPGMNIHRNPLCGRNFEYYSEDPILTGKIAAAIVNGIQSNGVGTSVKHFVANNQERNRMGINAHISERALREIYLRGFEIAVKEAQPWTIMSSYNLVNGNYTSQRQDLLTTILRNEWGFKGLVMTDWFGGFNSLSSPFTKGNVSDVTAQLSAGNDLLMPGTNNQKEAILENMRNGKLSAKVIETNLTRILELALKSPSMNNYKYSEKPNLKANAEVTRQAAAEGTILLKNEGNTLPFTSKATPIAVFGITSYDFISGGTGSGDVNEAYTVTLIDGLNNAGLSIDKELEDLYKPYTSVQKAKEMERREKEGGLLATPKRILELDLNKEIIQKKAQSSEIALITIGRNAGEGADRIIDGDFNLADDEIKLIDNVSEAFHSQGKKVIVVLNIGGVIETASWKNKADAILLPWQPGQEGGNSVADVITGKTNPSGKLTMTFPVKYEDTPSAKNWIGTPAENPTSVNYEEGIYVGYRYFTTFKLKPSYEFGFGLSYTSFDVSDIKLSSNTFENKMNITVTVKNNGKIAGKEVVQLYLSAPSKTIDKPTSELKAFAKTKVLQPGESQTLTLTLNPKELASFITKKNAWIAEAGNYNVTIGTSSLDIKQSANFSLAKELIVEKTHSAFAADSQFSDLRN
- a CDS encoding substrate-binding domain-containing protein, translated to MKIIAINKRQNLPKYKQIIVSVEISIAEKRLKRGDKLPSVNKVSLEFGISRDTVLLAYDELKKRGIIYAILGKGYYVKSEDFSFEQRIFLLFDELNAFKEDLYNSFMETMNRNAEIDIFFHYFNPEVFKKLIQDNNGNYSKYIIMPTNLVNAASVIKTLPEEDVFILDQTNLELKDYPSVHQNHFKDTYNALESGKNKIEKYKKLILIFSSYKQPIGMRDGFIEFCKKHQLHYDIISNFENNEIQKGDLYIIPDDRHLVNVIEQSKKQKLLIGQDVGIISYNDTPLKKVVAEGITTISTDFNEMGRILAELILNHKKEQIENKSSLIVRGSL
- a CDS encoding sugar-binding domain-containing protein, whose amino-acid sequence is MRIQNMNVKIATILFFTGFLSLSALAQKTFKNSRNTILLTENWKFTKDIQEDASSINFNDSQWETVSVPHDWAIYGPFDKKWDIQVTAIEQNGEKVATEKTGRTGALPHIGSGWYRKTFTLPQFQQGKKALLVFDGAMSEPEIYLNGKKIGQ
- a CDS encoding transposase translates to MKQVRKIYDKAFKEKAVQLSYERTNVSELSRELGITAPQLYKWRKEFEEFGEGSFPGKGNLKLTPEQEKIHELEKRFSRIKRS
- a CDS encoding porin family protein; the protein is MNLFLSPFKEKLFFSILLVLPFLSAFAQEEITKPELQEIKVDSLYREDQFYFAFTYNTLQQKPVGLKQQKFSIGLSGGFLRDMPINKNRTKAFATGVGLSLNNYNQNLAITGTAQEANYAIMDSQTSFDKNKFTQLLIDVPLEFRWRTSTYESYKFWRIYGGVKLSYLAYSKSVLNDSQGKTLIANNNDFNKFLYGLYLSAGYNTFNVYAYYGLNPILKNLSIEGEKAKMNTMNVGVIFYIL
- a CDS encoding NUDIX hydrolase, with translation MDFKRRLEERSNEAWEKYIPNLSVDCVVFGFHDAQLKVLVIKVKDKDVWQLPGSYVLKKENLNEAAIRILFERTGASDIYLQQFRVFGDLNRNQGFFDELSDDIWNKQRFITIGFYALVDYTQVNLVEDEFSEVCEWKSLDELPVLMMDHREILDTALITLRRQLNYKPIGYNLLPEKFTMPELQKLYEIILDKKLNRGNFYRKILRYDILEKLDEIRKGGAHKAPDLYRFDVNKYQLALKKGLNEGW